The Vescimonas coprocola genome includes a window with the following:
- a CDS encoding thiolase family protein: MGQFDHVVVVGYGRSAVAKSGKKGALRNMHPVTMGGLTLKGVLERVPQLPADQIDDLIVGCAIPERKQGFNMARLVAARAGLPDSVCGMTINRFCSSGLQAIALAAGQIACGVADVMVAGGVESMTACPVNLDISDTFDPDLLRQREEEYMPMGLTAENVAARYGITRQEMDELALQSHRRAAAAQDAGKFDDEIIPLPGVDADGDPIVFDKDQGIRRSTTLEALAGLKPCFKEGGLVTAATSSQTSDAAAFVVLMRDSKAKELGIRPVAELLSFAVAGCEPDYMGLGPIYAAPKALEKAGLTVADMDVVELNEAFAAQAIPCMRTLGLDPAKTNPNGGAMALGHPQGATGAFLTIKALNELRRTGGKYAMVTMCIGGGMGAAGIYKLI, encoded by the coding sequence ATGGGACAGTTTGACCATGTGGTGGTAGTGGGCTACGGCCGCTCCGCCGTTGCAAAATCAGGAAAAAAGGGCGCCCTGCGGAATATGCATCCGGTGACCATGGGCGGCCTCACCCTTAAGGGCGTGCTGGAGCGTGTCCCCCAGCTGCCCGCCGATCAGATCGACGACCTCATCGTTGGCTGCGCCATCCCGGAGCGCAAGCAGGGCTTCAACATGGCCCGGCTGGTGGCCGCCCGTGCGGGCCTGCCGGATAGCGTCTGCGGCATGACCATCAACCGCTTCTGCTCCTCCGGTCTACAGGCCATTGCATTGGCGGCGGGCCAGATCGCCTGCGGCGTGGCGGATGTAATGGTGGCCGGCGGCGTGGAGTCCATGACCGCCTGCCCGGTGAATCTGGATATCAGCGATACCTTCGATCCCGACCTGCTGCGCCAGCGGGAGGAGGAGTATATGCCCATGGGCCTGACGGCGGAGAATGTAGCCGCCCGCTACGGCATCACCCGTCAGGAGATGGACGAGCTGGCTCTCCAAAGCCACCGCCGTGCGGCGGCGGCACAGGACGCCGGTAAGTTCGACGATGAGATCATCCCCCTGCCCGGCGTGGATGCCGACGGGGATCCCATCGTCTTTGACAAGGATCAGGGGATCCGCCGCAGCACCACGCTGGAGGCGCTGGCAGGGCTGAAGCCCTGCTTCAAGGAGGGCGGCCTTGTGACCGCCGCCACCTCCTCCCAGACCAGCGATGCTGCCGCCTTTGTGGTGCTGATGCGGGACAGCAAGGCCAAGGAGTTGGGTATCCGGCCCGTTGCAGAGCTGCTGAGCTTCGCCGTGGCCGGCTGCGAGCCGGATTACATGGGCCTCGGCCCCATCTACGCCGCCCCCAAGGCGCTGGAAAAGGCGGGCCTCACCGTGGCCGATATGGACGTGGTGGAGCTGAACGAAGCCTTTGCGGCGCAGGCTATCCCCTGCATGAGAACGCTGGGGCTGGACCCCGCCAAGACCAATCCCAACGGCGGCGCTATGGCACTGGGTCATCCCCAGGGCGCTACCGGTGCCTTCCTGACCATCAAGGCCCTGAATGAGCTGCGCCGCACCGGCGGAAAATATGCCATGGTCACCATGTGCATCGGCGGCGGCATGGGCGCTGCCGGCATTTACAAGCTTATCTGA
- a CDS encoding ABC transporter ATP-binding protein, giving the protein MAAIDEKEYTQSFDWRIWKRLGPFLRPYRGAFVSMLVFNGICALVDVVLPLFQKYAIQNFIEKNTLTGLLPYALAYLAVILVQALSVVIFARNSMHIEMNLGKDMRGALFHHLQTLSFSFYNVTPVGYLLTRVMSDTNRISSMLAWNFTDILWAMFYVLGTFAAMLALNWKLALAVIAIVPVMAILTGYFQNRILHWNRKVRKLNSRITGAFNEGITGARTTKTLVTEEQTADAFRSLTRQMHDSGIRAARLNAVFIPLVLFFGTMAVSIVLLRGGYMVLDQALELATLSAFTTYAVSIFDPIQMTAANLAEFISLQASIERVTDLMDEQPQIQDTPEVIEKYGDAFHPKRENWEPLRGEIEFRDVTFRYPDGGENVLEHFSLHIPQGTTVAIVGETGAGKSTLINLACRFFEPTEGQILIDGVDYRQRSQLWLHSNIGYVLQNPHLFSGSVRENIRYGKLDATDEEVEAAARAVSADTVVDKLENGWDSDVGEGGDRLSTGEKQLISFARAVLADPRIFVLDEATSSIDTQTEQLIQNAIDHLLTNRTSFLVAHRLSTIRKADVILVVKDGHIVEQGKHEELLRRKGYYHDLYSKQFTQESAARILGEGSAQ; this is encoded by the coding sequence ATGGCGGCCATTGACGAAAAGGAATATACCCAATCCTTCGACTGGAGGATCTGGAAGCGGCTGGGGCCGTTCCTGCGGCCCTATCGGGGGGCCTTCGTGTCCATGCTGGTGTTCAACGGCATCTGCGCTCTGGTGGACGTGGTGCTGCCCCTGTTCCAGAAGTACGCCATCCAGAACTTCATCGAAAAGAACACCCTGACAGGGCTGCTGCCCTATGCACTGGCGTATCTGGCGGTCATTCTGGTGCAGGCCCTGTCGGTGGTGATCTTTGCCCGAAACTCCATGCACATCGAGATGAATCTGGGCAAGGATATGCGTGGGGCATTGTTTCACCATTTGCAGACCCTGTCCTTCTCCTTTTATAACGTGACACCGGTGGGCTATCTGCTGACCCGTGTCATGAGCGACACCAACCGCATCTCCAGTATGCTGGCGTGGAACTTTACGGATATCCTGTGGGCAATGTTCTATGTGCTGGGTACCTTTGCCGCCATGCTGGCGCTGAACTGGAAGCTGGCGCTGGCGGTCATCGCCATTGTGCCGGTGATGGCCATTCTGACTGGGTATTTTCAGAACCGCATCCTCCACTGGAACCGGAAGGTGCGTAAGCTGAACTCCCGCATCACCGGAGCCTTCAACGAGGGCATCACCGGCGCACGCACCACCAAGACGCTGGTGACGGAGGAGCAGACCGCCGACGCCTTCCGCAGTCTCACCCGACAGATGCACGACTCCGGCATCCGGGCAGCCCGGCTTAATGCGGTGTTTATCCCGCTGGTGCTGTTCTTCGGCACCATGGCGGTGTCTATCGTGCTGCTGCGGGGCGGCTATATGGTGCTGGATCAGGCGCTGGAGCTGGCCACTCTGTCGGCCTTTACCACCTATGCTGTCAGTATCTTTGACCCCATCCAGATGACCGCCGCCAATCTGGCGGAGTTCATCTCTCTGCAAGCCTCCATCGAGCGGGTAACCGACCTGATGGACGAACAGCCGCAAATTCAGGACACCCCGGAGGTCATCGAGAAATACGGCGATGCCTTCCACCCCAAGCGGGAGAACTGGGAGCCGCTGCGGGGCGAGATCGAATTCCGGGATGTGACCTTCCGCTATCCCGACGGCGGCGAGAACGTGCTGGAGCATTTCTCCCTCCACATCCCCCAGGGGACCACGGTGGCCATCGTAGGCGAGACGGGGGCCGGCAAGAGCACCCTCATCAATCTGGCCTGCCGGTTCTTTGAGCCTACGGAGGGACAGATCCTCATTGACGGCGTGGACTACCGCCAGCGCAGCCAGCTGTGGCTCCACTCCAACATCGGCTATGTGCTGCAGAATCCCCACCTGTTCTCCGGCAGCGTCCGGGAGAACATCCGCTACGGCAAGCTGGACGCCACCGACGAGGAGGTGGAGGCCGCCGCACGGGCCGTGTCGGCGGATACGGTGGTGGACAAGCTGGAAAATGGCTGGGACAGCGATGTGGGTGAGGGCGGCGACCGTCTCTCCACCGGCGAGAAGCAGCTGATCTCCTTTGCCCGTGCCGTGCTGGCCGACCCCCGCATCTTCGTGCTGGATGAGGCCACCTCCTCCATCGACACCCAGACGGAGCAGCTGATCCAGAACGCCATCGACCATCTGCTGACGAACCGCACCTCCTTTCTGGTGGCCCATCGTCTCTCCACCATCCGCAAGGCGGACGTGATCCTGGTGGTGAAAGACGGCCACATCGTGGAGCAAGGCAAGCATGAGGAGCTGCTGCGGCGCAAGGGGTACTACCACGACCTGTACAGCAAGCAGTTCACTCAGGAGAGCGCCGCCCGCATCTTGGGCGAGGGCAGCGCCCAATAA
- a CDS encoding ABC transporter ATP-binding protein, translated as MEENRSTFKLSGREKAGLIWHYLRPCWGHFAAALLCACLSMALNALTPQIIRITVDSILGSEEAKLPALVLRVLPLETLRQEPVTALWWAAGAVMVTALLRGLCSFGQRAQLSRGSEAYVKGLRDDLYRRIQYLPFAWHKQHPTGDIIQRCTSDVDVIRTFVCNQLVEVVRTVFLIILYLWIMFRMNVKLSLIALAFIPIVGLSSGVFYRKISSRFKTADEAEGEVTACAQENLTAVRVVRAFGREKYEEDKFQAKSERYAGLWIHLGKLLSVYWASGTLLTCLQVMVIILAGIHESVAGAMTLGAFVAFVSYNESLAWPVRSLGRVLSDMSKAGVSMDRVGYILRSPEEQEQPDDVPFPGGDIVFDHVTFGYEGQPVLKDVSFTIREGETFAVLGGTGSGKSTLVHLLDRLYDVPEGSGRITIGGVDLRHIRRSDLRRHIGLVLQEPFLFSQTIGENIRAVRPDAPEDAMRRAAAIACVDEAVTSFPEGYDTIVGERGVTLSGGQKQRVAIARMLMQQAPVMIFDDSLSAVDAETDEKIRTALRRSTGKATVLLISHRVTTLMQADRILVLDGGRVAELGTHAQLVEKPGIYRDIYHIQMQSADRALLEEGGSEHGGH; from the coding sequence ATGGAAGAGAATCGATCGACATTCAAGCTGTCGGGGCGGGAGAAGGCCGGGCTCATCTGGCACTATCTGCGCCCCTGCTGGGGGCATTTTGCGGCGGCGCTGCTGTGTGCGTGCCTGTCCATGGCGCTCAACGCCCTGACGCCCCAGATCATCCGTATCACGGTGGACTCCATTCTGGGATCCGAGGAGGCCAAGCTGCCGGCGCTGGTGCTGCGGGTGCTGCCGCTGGAGACGCTGCGGCAGGAGCCTGTCACGGCGCTGTGGTGGGCGGCGGGGGCCGTCATGGTGACGGCGCTGCTGCGGGGCCTGTGCAGCTTCGGGCAGCGGGCGCAGCTGTCCCGTGGGTCCGAGGCCTACGTCAAGGGGCTGCGGGATGACCTGTACCGGCGCATCCAGTATCTGCCCTTTGCGTGGCACAAGCAGCACCCCACCGGCGACATCATCCAGCGCTGCACCTCCGATGTGGACGTGATCCGCACCTTCGTGTGCAACCAGCTGGTGGAGGTGGTGCGGACGGTGTTCCTCATCATCCTGTATCTGTGGATCATGTTCCGCATGAACGTGAAACTGTCCCTGATCGCTCTGGCCTTTATCCCCATTGTGGGCCTGTCGTCGGGGGTATTCTACCGGAAGATTTCCTCCCGGTTCAAGACTGCCGACGAGGCCGAGGGCGAGGTGACCGCCTGCGCTCAGGAGAACCTCACCGCCGTGCGGGTGGTGCGGGCCTTTGGCCGGGAGAAGTATGAGGAGGACAAGTTTCAGGCCAAGAGCGAGCGATATGCCGGACTGTGGATCCATCTGGGAAAGCTCCTGTCGGTATACTGGGCGTCGGGGACGCTGCTGACGTGCCTGCAGGTGATGGTCATCATTCTGGCGGGCATCCATGAGAGCGTGGCGGGAGCCATGACTCTGGGCGCCTTCGTGGCCTTCGTCAGCTACAACGAGTCCCTGGCGTGGCCCGTGCGTTCTCTGGGCCGGGTGCTGTCGGACATGAGCAAGGCCGGGGTGTCCATGGACCGTGTGGGCTACATCCTCCGCTCCCCGGAGGAGCAGGAGCAGCCCGACGACGTTCCCTTCCCCGGCGGGGACATCGTATTTGACCATGTGACCTTCGGCTACGAGGGGCAGCCTGTGCTGAAGGATGTGTCTTTCACCATCCGGGAGGGGGAGACCTTCGCCGTGCTGGGCGGCACCGGCTCCGGCAAGAGCACGCTGGTGCATCTGCTGGACCGGCTGTACGACGTGCCGGAGGGTTCCGGCCGCATCACCATCGGCGGTGTGGACCTGCGGCACATCCGGCGCAGCGACCTGCGGCGGCACATTGGCCTTGTTTTGCAGGAGCCCTTCCTGTTCTCCCAGACCATCGGGGAGAACATCCGGGCTGTGCGCCCCGATGCGCCGGAGGATGCCATGCGCCGTGCGGCGGCCATCGCCTGCGTGGACGAGGCGGTGACCTCCTTCCCGGAGGGGTATGACACCATCGTGGGGGAGCGGGGCGTGACTCTCTCCGGCGGACAGAAGCAGCGGGTGGCCATCGCCCGGATGCTGATGCAGCAGGCCCCGGTGATGATCTTCGACGACTCCCTGTCCGCCGTGGACGCCGAGACGGACGAGAAGATCCGCACCGCCCTGCGCCGGTCTACCGGCAAGGCCACGGTGCTGCTGATCTCCCACCGGGTCACCACCTTGATGCAGGCCGACCGCATTCTGGTGCTGGACGGCGGCCGGGTGGCGGAGCTGGGGACTCACGCCCAACTGGTGGAAAAGCCCGGCATCTACCGGGATATCTATCACATTCAGATGCAGAGTGCCGACCGGGCGCTGCTGGAGGAAGGGGGGAGCGAGCATGGCGGCCATTGA
- a CDS encoding CobW family GTP-binding protein, translated as MTKIDIVSGFLGAGKTTLIKKMLSEAYQGEKLVLIENEFGEISIDGGFLKDSGVQISEMSSGCICCSLVGDFNKALRQVHEQFAPDRILIEPSGVGKLSDVIVAVENTVRDEPDMKLNSFVTVADATKVKVYMKNFGEFYNNQIESAGTIILSRTQKLSQEKLEAAVALLREKNPTAAILTTPWDQLDGKTLLSAVEKVSLADELLARMQAEHEAEEAEHHHHHHDHDEHDDHDEHHHHHDHDEDEGHCCCGHHHDDDDDDDEHEHHHHEGCCHHDHEEHDHHHDHDEHEHHHHHDGECDDPECSCHHHHHHADEVFTSWGAETVHSYTEEDIRRILTALDTGDYGAILRAKGIVPSGGKWLHFDYVPEEQDVRYGSADYTGRLCVIGAQLKEDKLKELFSL; from the coding sequence ATGACAAAAATCGACATTGTATCGGGTTTTCTGGGCGCCGGTAAGACCACGCTCATCAAGAAGATGCTCAGCGAGGCCTATCAGGGCGAGAAGCTGGTACTCATTGAAAACGAGTTCGGGGAGATCAGCATCGACGGCGGTTTCCTGAAGGATTCCGGCGTGCAGATCAGCGAGATGTCCTCCGGCTGCATCTGCTGCTCTCTGGTGGGTGACTTCAACAAGGCTCTGCGCCAGGTCCATGAGCAGTTCGCCCCGGACCGCATCCTCATCGAGCCCTCCGGCGTAGGTAAGCTCTCCGACGTTATCGTGGCGGTGGAGAACACCGTTCGGGACGAGCCGGATATGAAGCTGAACTCCTTCGTCACCGTGGCCGACGCCACCAAGGTGAAGGTGTATATGAAGAACTTCGGTGAGTTCTACAACAATCAGATCGAGTCTGCCGGCACCATCATCCTCTCCCGGACCCAGAAGCTGTCTCAGGAAAAGCTGGAGGCCGCCGTGGCTCTGCTGCGGGAGAAGAATCCCACCGCCGCCATCCTCACGACCCCGTGGGACCAGCTGGACGGCAAGACTCTGCTGTCCGCTGTGGAAAAGGTCTCTCTGGCCGATGAGCTGCTGGCCAGGATGCAGGCCGAGCACGAGGCGGAGGAGGCGGAGCACCACCATCACCACCACGACCATGATGAGCATGATGACCATGACGAGCATCACCATCATCATGACCACGACGAGGACGAGGGCCACTGCTGCTGCGGCCATCACCACGACGATGATGACGATGACGACGAACATGAGCATCACCATCACGAGGGCTGCTGCCACCATGACCACGAGGAACATGACCACCATCATGACCACGACGAGCATGAGCATCACCATCACCATGACGGCGAGTGCGACGACCCGGAGTGCTCCTGCCACCACCATCACCACCACGCCGACGAGGTGTTCACCAGCTGGGGCGCCGAGACGGTCCACTCCTACACGGAGGAGGACATCCGCCGCATCCTGACGGCGCTGGATACCGGCGACTACGGCGCCATCCTCCGGGCCAAGGGCATCGTTCCCAGCGGCGGCAAGTGGCTGCACTTCGACTATGTCCCTGAGGAGCAGGACGTCCGCTACGGCAGCGCCGACTACACCGGCCGCCTGTGCGTCATCGGCGCCCAGCTGAAGGAGGACAAGCTCAAAGAGCTGTTCAGCCTGTAA
- a CDS encoding TIGR03943 family putative permease subunit, whose product MDIPVYLIAGFLDSGKTGFINGILRDGFAEEDRTLLICCEEGELEYDPRVLGNVFTYTVDEQSQLTPELFKKLEKQYRPKQVIIEYNGMWMIEPLYRDGLPANWILYQIMCLVDARSFEMYVKNMGQLMMEKISNADMLIFNHCNEELRAQLRSRNLRMVNRRADIYLENEDGTSEEYVTPEMSPFDLSDGHLDVPDDDYGVWYVDMMDNPDRYDGVTVRYKAVMCHSKKFKGVHCPGRFAMVCCENDMQFLALVAKGEGLERFKNRQWVEITATVKKEANDAYQGEGPVLYVTAIAPCEKPKEEVVSF is encoded by the coding sequence ATGGATATTCCTGTCTATCTCATCGCCGGGTTTCTGGATTCCGGAAAAACCGGCTTCATCAACGGTATCCTCCGGGACGGCTTTGCCGAGGAGGACCGCACCCTGCTGATCTGCTGCGAGGAGGGGGAGCTGGAGTACGACCCCCGTGTGCTGGGCAATGTGTTCACCTACACGGTGGACGAGCAGAGTCAGCTGACTCCGGAGCTGTTCAAGAAGCTGGAGAAGCAGTACCGGCCCAAGCAGGTCATCATCGAGTATAACGGTATGTGGATGATCGAGCCTCTGTACCGGGACGGCCTGCCTGCCAACTGGATCCTCTACCAGATCATGTGTCTGGTGGACGCCAGAAGCTTCGAGATGTATGTGAAGAATATGGGCCAGCTGATGATGGAGAAGATCAGCAACGCCGATATGCTGATCTTCAACCACTGCAACGAGGAGCTGCGGGCCCAGCTCCGCAGCCGCAACCTGCGGATGGTGAACCGCCGGGCCGATATCTATCTGGAGAACGAGGACGGCACCAGTGAGGAGTACGTCACTCCGGAGATGTCCCCCTTCGATCTCTCCGACGGCCATCTGGATGTGCCGGACGACGACTACGGTGTCTGGTATGTGGATATGATGGACAACCCCGACCGCTATGACGGTGTCACCGTGCGGTATAAGGCCGTCATGTGCCACTCCAAGAAGTTCAAGGGTGTCCACTGCCCCGGCCGCTTCGCCATGGTCTGCTGCGAGAACGATATGCAGTTTTTGGCTCTGGTGGCCAAGGGCGAGGGGCTGGAGAGGTTCAAGAACCGCCAGTGGGTGGAGATCACCGCCACGGTGAAGAAAGAGGCCAATGACGCCTATCAGGGCGAGGGCCCGGTGCTGTATGTCACCGCCATCGCCCCCTGCGAAAAGCCCAAGGAGGAGGTCGTCTCCTTCTGA